One Leptolyngbya iicbica LK genomic window carries:
- a CDS encoding cobalt transporter yields MKRLPLLSSVLAVSLAVSAPAALAHVGHGDEFQAEGGVDRVEVNAETDPLLGIQVAPIETAADGSGAVMIPVAALVEDGDRQLVFVLYENFYEPVPVTTGATVGEMVEILEGLSVGEQLVTQGSLSLYAESRKTQTAEAESEAAATTSEAPAEAEAAAEAPEVEATEMETSEAAETPAETSEASGGFPKMLLAVLGGGVGLAVGAVVLTRQK; encoded by the coding sequence ATGAAGCGTTTACCGTTGTTGAGTTCTGTGCTGGCGGTGAGTCTGGCGGTGAGTGCCCCCGCTGCCCTGGCCCATGTGGGTCATGGCGATGAGTTTCAGGCGGAGGGTGGCGTCGATCGCGTTGAGGTGAATGCCGAAACCGATCCCCTACTCGGCATTCAGGTCGCTCCCATTGAGACCGCCGCTGATGGTAGCGGTGCGGTCATGATTCCCGTAGCGGCACTGGTGGAGGATGGCGATCGCCAACTGGTATTTGTGCTGTACGAAAACTTCTATGAGCCCGTGCCCGTCACTACGGGGGCCACGGTTGGCGAAATGGTCGAAATTTTGGAAGGGTTGTCGGTAGGCGAGCAACTGGTGACTCAGGGCAGTTTGTCGCTTTATGCCGAATCGCGCAAGACGCAAACCGCTGAAGCCGAATCGGAAGCGGCGGCAACGACGAGTGAAGCGCCTGCGGAGGCAGAGGCCGCTGCTGAAGCGCCTGAGGTGGAAGCGACGGAGATGGAAACGAGCGAAGCAGCTGAGACTCCCGCTGAAACGAGCGAAGCCTCCGGCGGGTTTCCAAAGATGCTGTTGGCAGTTCTGGGCGGCGGCGTTGGGCTAGCCGTTGGGGCCGTCGTTCTGACTCGCCAAAAGTAG
- a CDS encoding trimeric intracellular cation channel family protein — protein sequence MKTELILYLLDMLGVVVFAVSGALAAGRKQLDLLGVLVIAFVTALGGGTLRDVLLDRSPVFWIQQPDYVLVALTAGLLTVLYTYFFKPPQRALLVADAGGLALVSISGAQIAEAAQLHPLVVILMGTCTGVVGGVIRDVLLVEIPIILRRSNIYATAAIVGIALYLVLKTVGLATGPATLLGMVTIMGLRLAAIIWGLALPVYRLTDQK from the coding sequence ATGAAAACTGAACTCATTCTCTACTTGCTAGATATGTTGGGGGTTGTGGTATTTGCGGTGAGCGGGGCTTTGGCCGCTGGTCGCAAACAGCTCGATTTATTAGGGGTGTTGGTAATCGCCTTTGTGACCGCACTCGGCGGTGGCACGCTGCGGGATGTGCTGCTCGATCGCTCCCCCGTGTTTTGGATTCAACAGCCGGATTACGTCTTGGTGGCCCTGACGGCGGGGTTACTCACCGTGCTCTATACCTATTTCTTCAAGCCGCCCCAACGAGCTTTATTAGTGGCCGATGCGGGCGGGTTAGCGCTCGTCAGCATTAGCGGGGCGCAAATCGCGGAAGCGGCTCAACTTCATCCCCTGGTGGTGATTCTCATGGGCACGTGCACTGGGGTGGTGGGCGGGGTCATTCGCGATGTGCTGCTGGTCGAAATTCCGATCATTTTGCGCCGCAGCAATATCTACGCCACGGCGGCCATTGTCGGCATCGCGCTGTATCTTGTCCTCAAAACGGTCGGCTTAGCTACGGGACCGGCGACCCTGCTGGGGATGGTCACCATTATGGGATTGCGGTTGGCGGCCATCATCTGGGGCCTGGCGCTGCCGGTATATCGTTTGACCGATCAGAAATAA
- the dmeF gene encoding CDF family Co(II)/Ni(II) efflux transporter DmeF, whose translation MHIHALDQWQHSHDFSVQQNQAERNTKVVMLITAVTMVAEIIAGTVFGSMALLADGWHMATHVAAFGITVFAYRYARRHAADPRYTFGTGKVSVLGGFASAVALAVVAFVMAFESVGRFFQPQTIHFSEAIGVAILGLAVNLVSAWLLQGDHDHGHHHHHGEHDHHHHSDHNLRAAYVHVLADALTSVLAIVALFAGKFLGWIWLDAAMGLVGAAVITKWAYDLVSDTGAILLDGGIDKQIKLDIVSAIEDDADNRVVDLHVWRVSQHHLSATISLVTHYPQTPESYKHLLSHISSLSHVLVEVNPCQGEPCLDIDRRPNRVSATQG comes from the coding sequence ATGCATATTCACGCCCTTGACCAGTGGCAACATTCTCACGACTTCTCCGTTCAGCAGAATCAGGCAGAGCGAAATACCAAAGTCGTGATGCTCATAACCGCAGTCACGATGGTTGCCGAAATTATTGCGGGCACTGTTTTTGGTTCGATGGCGCTGTTGGCAGATGGTTGGCACATGGCAACCCACGTCGCAGCCTTCGGTATCACTGTGTTTGCGTATCGCTATGCCCGCCGACATGCAGCTGATCCAAGGTATACCTTTGGTACGGGCAAAGTGAGTGTGCTGGGAGGGTTTGCCAGCGCCGTTGCGCTAGCCGTGGTTGCATTTGTGATGGCGTTTGAATCTGTAGGTCGGTTTTTCCAACCGCAAACCATTCACTTTAGCGAAGCTATTGGAGTCGCCATTCTTGGGTTAGCTGTCAATTTGGTGAGTGCCTGGTTACTCCAGGGCGATCATGACCACGGCCACCATCATCATCACGGGGAGCATGACCACCACCATCATTCCGATCACAACCTCCGAGCCGCGTATGTTCATGTTTTAGCGGATGCCCTCACCTCCGTTCTGGCGATCGTTGCCCTCTTTGCTGGGAAGTTTCTAGGTTGGATCTGGCTGGATGCCGCAATGGGGTTAGTCGGTGCCGCAGTGATTACCAAGTGGGCCTATGACTTAGTGAGCGACACCGGTGCAATCTTGCTCGATGGCGGCATTGATAAGCAAATCAAGCTAGATATTGTAAGTGCGATTGAAGACGATGCTGATAATCGCGTAGTCGATTTGCATGTCTGGCGTGTGAGCCAACATCATTTGTCTGCTACCATTTCGCTGGTAACCCACTATCCGCAAACACCGGAGTCTTACAAACATCTACTCAGTCACATTTCTTCCCTTTCTCATGTTCTAGTGGAAGTCAATCCTTGCCAGGGCGAACCTTGTTTGGACATCGATCGCAGACCAAACCGAGTGTCGGCGACACAAGGATGA
- the bioF gene encoding 8-amino-7-oxononanoate synthase has protein sequence MSSAAYDWLHQSLNTIHKAHWHRSVRSLDGMAGPVMTCDGKPVVNFASNDYLGLAGDPRLAAAAIAAIQTYGTGSTGSRLLSGHRDLHRQLEQAITNWKGTEDAIVFSSGYLANIGTISALMGSRDLILADQYNHSSLISGAKLSGATVQTYQHGDVADLQRQLEQQRSRYRRCLIVTDSVFSMDGDLCPLPEILDLADHYDCMVMVDEAHGTGILGTNGSGAVEYLGCRDRPLIQMGTLSKALGSLGGYVTGAAHLIDYLRNRAPSWIYTTGLTPADTAAALAAIHIVQTEPQRRDRLWQNVRQLQRSLQTLIAESTTNCFTSLLPSDSPILCIEVPDAATVMHLGQRLTGSGFLVSAVRPPTVPTSRLRLTVMATHEPSHIQQLVEVLGRLAIAGLPAT, from the coding sequence ATGTCTAGCGCTGCCTACGATTGGCTCCACCAATCCCTCAACACGATTCATAAAGCGCACTGGCATCGGTCGGTGCGATCGCTCGACGGCATGGCCGGTCCGGTGATGACCTGCGACGGTAAACCGGTCGTCAACTTTGCCAGCAATGACTATTTGGGTCTGGCGGGTGATCCCCGGTTGGCAGCAGCGGCGATCGCGGCCATTCAGACCTACGGCACGGGCAGCACGGGCTCGCGGTTGCTGAGTGGACATCGCGACCTGCACCGCCAGCTAGAGCAAGCGATCACTAACTGGAAAGGCACCGAAGACGCGATCGTCTTTAGCTCTGGCTATCTGGCCAATATCGGCACAATCAGCGCCCTGATGGGCAGTCGCGACCTGATTTTGGCCGATCAATACAACCACTCCAGCCTGATCAGTGGGGCCAAGCTCAGTGGAGCCACGGTGCAAACCTATCAGCATGGCGATGTGGCTGATTTGCAGCGGCAATTAGAGCAGCAGCGATCGCGCTATCGCCGCTGTCTCATCGTCACGGATAGCGTGTTTAGCATGGATGGCGACCTGTGTCCCCTCCCAGAAATTTTGGACTTGGCCGATCACTATGACTGCATGGTGATGGTGGATGAAGCCCACGGCACGGGGATCTTGGGGACGAACGGCTCCGGCGCGGTGGAATATCTGGGTTGCCGCGATCGCCCCCTCATTCAAATGGGGACCTTGAGCAAAGCTTTGGGCAGCCTCGGCGGTTACGTCACGGGAGCCGCCCACTTGATCGACTATTTGCGTAACCGCGCCCCCAGCTGGATTTATACCACGGGACTGACGCCTGCTGATACCGCTGCCGCCCTCGCCGCCATCCACATCGTGCAAACGGAACCCCAACGACGCGATCGCCTTTGGCAAAACGTGCGTCAACTTCAGCGATCGCTCCAGACTCTCATCGCCGAGTCCACCACGAATTGCTTCACTTCGCTGCTGCCATCGGACTCACCCATCCTCTGTATCGAAGTCCCTGATGCCGCTACCGTGATGCACCTCGGGCAACGCTTAACCGGCAGCGGATTCCTCGTCTCAGCGGTGCGTCCGCCCACCGTGCCCACCAGTCGGCTACGCTTGACTGTCATGGCCACCCACGAGCCGTCGCACATTCAACAATTGGTCGAGGTTTTAGGGCGATTGGCGATCGCTGGGCTCCCAGCAACATAG
- a CDS encoding efflux RND transporter permease subunit, whose protein sequence is MLNAVLNQILKNSIAQRWFIVAGAIAVTIWGVFSVTQMPLDVFPSFAPPQVDVQVEAVGLAPEEVETQITVPIESAVNGLPGVTTVRSSSKVGLSMVSVVFDPNTDIYQARQAVTERLQQVTNQLPENAHPPEISPLVLPLGTILQYAFTVDGQGPTDLMALRRLVDVTLKNQILSVPGVSQVTVYGGDERQEQVLIDPARLRALNVSINEVTAAATGANSSAPGGFLIGGGQELLVRGMGQMQSIEDLQQSVVKVQDGQPILLRDVATVQTGAALKRGDASLNGQPAVVLMINKQPEVDTPTVTNAVEAVIADLQSTFPADVQVTRTFRQANFIDSAIRNVSGSLLQGVVIVSVILLLFLMNWRTAIITLSAIPLSLLIGLLFMKAFGLGINTMTLGGLVVAIGSVVDDAIVDMENCYRGLRTNQAQGNPKHPFQVVFDTSVQVRLAVIFSTVIIVVVFAPIFSLTGVEGRIFAPMGLAYLFSILASTLVAMTLSPALCAILLANQNLPQEGTFVSRFAERLYRPLLGLSMRAPHLILTLALAALVASAAVVPSLGRVFLPEFQEKSLVNSMVLFPGISLDITVGAGKALANSLQDNPLYEWVQVRAGRSPGDADGAGVNMAHVDIELSDAALKDREAAVQELREAFLELPGVAPNIGGFISHRMDEVLSGVRSAIAIKIFGPDLAELRSIGEQVRDTIEPIEGVVDLQLEPQLPIRQVQIQYDREAAAGYGLTMAQISNVVETALNGRVVSQVPEDQQLIDITVSLPESARNSLDAISAIPITTPTGELISLGEVANVGYGMGANVVNREDVSRLIVVSANVADRDLGSVVGDIQTQIRQNVQLPNGYFIQYGGQFEAEQNATNSLLVYSILAAIAIAVLMFFSVKSLPATVAIMINLPLALVGGIVSILLTGGVMSVASLIGFITLFGVAVRNGLLLVDNYNRKFAEGLPLKKAVFHGSLERVNAILMTALTSALGMLPLAIASGAGNEILQPLAIVVLGGLFTSTALTLLVIPALYARFGRWFMPKPKRAELEAAFSSEGAPPSTVI, encoded by the coding sequence ATGCTGAACGCAGTTCTCAATCAAATCCTCAAAAACTCCATTGCCCAGCGTTGGTTCATTGTGGCAGGGGCGATCGCCGTCACCATTTGGGGCGTTTTTAGCGTTACCCAGATGCCGCTAGATGTGTTTCCGTCCTTTGCGCCGCCCCAGGTGGATGTACAGGTGGAAGCCGTGGGTCTGGCTCCCGAAGAAGTCGAAACCCAGATCACCGTGCCCATCGAGAGTGCGGTGAATGGCCTGCCGGGGGTGACGACGGTGCGATCGTCCTCCAAAGTGGGACTGTCGATGGTCAGCGTCGTGTTTGACCCGAACACCGACATTTACCAGGCGCGGCAGGCGGTGACGGAGCGGCTGCAACAGGTCACCAACCAACTGCCGGAAAATGCCCACCCGCCGGAAATTTCGCCGTTGGTGTTGCCCCTGGGCACAATTTTGCAATACGCTTTCACCGTGGACGGGCAGGGGCCGACCGACCTGATGGCCCTGCGCCGCCTGGTGGATGTCACCCTGAAAAACCAGATCCTCTCGGTGCCGGGAGTCTCCCAGGTGACGGTTTACGGCGGTGACGAGCGGCAGGAGCAGGTGCTGATCGATCCGGCCAGACTGCGAGCGCTTAATGTCTCCATCAATGAAGTTACCGCTGCGGCCACCGGAGCGAATTCCAGCGCCCCCGGCGGATTCCTGATTGGTGGCGGTCAAGAACTGCTGGTGCGCGGCATGGGGCAAATGCAGTCCATTGAGGACTTGCAGCAGTCCGTCGTGAAGGTGCAAGACGGTCAGCCGATATTGCTGCGGGATGTGGCCACGGTGCAGACGGGCGCGGCGCTGAAGCGGGGCGATGCCAGTCTGAACGGGCAACCTGCCGTGGTGCTGATGATCAACAAGCAGCCGGAAGTGGACACCCCCACGGTGACGAACGCGGTAGAGGCTGTCATTGCCGACCTCCAATCCACCTTCCCTGCTGATGTTCAGGTAACCCGCACTTTCCGGCAGGCCAACTTCATCGACTCCGCGATTCGCAATGTCAGCGGTTCACTGCTTCAGGGCGTGGTGATTGTGTCGGTGATTCTGCTGCTGTTTTTGATGAATTGGCGCACCGCCATCATTACCCTCAGCGCCATTCCCCTGTCGCTGCTGATTGGCCTGCTGTTTATGAAAGCCTTTGGTCTGGGCATTAACACCATGACCCTGGGTGGTTTAGTGGTGGCGATCGGCTCGGTGGTGGATGATGCGATCGTCGATATGGAGAACTGCTATCGCGGTTTGCGCACCAATCAGGCCCAAGGCAACCCTAAGCACCCGTTTCAAGTGGTGTTTGATACCTCGGTTCAGGTGCGGCTAGCGGTAATTTTCTCCACGGTGATTATCGTCGTGGTGTTTGCCCCCATCTTTAGCTTGACGGGAGTGGAGGGCCGCATCTTTGCGCCGATGGGGTTGGCCTATCTATTCTCAATTCTGGCCTCAACCCTGGTGGCGATGACCCTGTCGCCTGCCCTCTGTGCCATCCTGCTGGCGAATCAGAATTTGCCCCAGGAAGGGACTTTCGTATCACGCTTTGCCGAACGGCTCTATCGTCCGCTACTGGGGCTGTCCATGCGGGCACCCCATCTCATCCTGACCCTGGCGCTGGCGGCGCTGGTCGCTTCAGCGGCAGTGGTGCCCTCCCTCGGTCGTGTTTTTCTGCCAGAGTTTCAAGAGAAATCTCTGGTGAACTCGATGGTGCTGTTTCCCGGCATTTCCCTGGATATCACTGTGGGAGCAGGTAAAGCATTGGCGAACTCGCTCCAGGACAATCCCCTCTACGAGTGGGTACAGGTGCGGGCCGGACGCTCCCCTGGCGATGCCGATGGCGCTGGCGTGAACATGGCCCATGTCGATATCGAACTTAGTGACGCAGCGCTAAAAGACCGGGAAGCGGCGGTGCAAGAATTGCGGGAGGCGTTTCTGGAATTACCTGGAGTTGCGCCCAACATCGGCGGGTTCATCTCCCACCGCATGGATGAGGTGCTGTCGGGGGTGCGGAGTGCGATCGCCATCAAAATCTTTGGCCCTGATCTGGCCGAACTGCGGAGCATCGGTGAGCAGGTACGCGACACAATTGAACCCATCGAAGGTGTAGTGGACTTGCAGCTCGAACCACAACTGCCGATCCGGCAGGTGCAGATTCAGTACGACCGGGAAGCCGCCGCTGGGTATGGTCTGACGATGGCCCAGATCTCCAACGTGGTAGAAACGGCTCTAAACGGGCGCGTCGTCTCCCAAGTACCGGAAGATCAGCAGCTCATCGACATCACAGTTTCCCTACCGGAGTCCGCCCGCAATAGCCTGGATGCCATCAGCGCTATCCCCATCACGACCCCAACGGGAGAACTGATCTCCCTGGGCGAGGTTGCCAACGTCGGCTACGGCATGGGAGCAAACGTAGTAAACCGGGAAGATGTATCGCGCCTGATTGTGGTGTCAGCCAACGTGGCCGATCGCGATTTAGGCAGCGTCGTGGGCGACATTCAAACCCAGATTCGCCAAAACGTGCAACTGCCCAACGGGTACTTTATTCAGTACGGCGGGCAATTTGAGGCGGAACAGAACGCCACCAATAGCCTGTTGGTGTACAGCATCCTGGCGGCGATCGCGATCGCGGTGCTGATGTTCTTCTCCGTCAAGTCGCTGCCCGCGACGGTGGCGATCATGATCAACCTGCCATTGGCGCTGGTGGGGGGCATTGTCTCCATCTTGCTGACCGGTGGGGTGATGTCGGTGGCTTCTCTGATCGGCTTCATCACTCTGTTTGGGGTCGCCGTCCGCAACGGCCTGCTGCTGGTGGACAACTACAACCGCAAGTTCGCCGAGGGTTTACCTCTGAAGAAGGCGGTGTTCCACGGTTCCCTGGAACGGGTAAACGCCATTTTGATGACGGCCCTGACCTCGGCATTAGGGATGCTGCCACTGGCGATCGCGAGCGGGGCGGGCAATGAAATCCTGCAACCGCTGGCGATCGTGGTGCTGGGGGGCTTGTTCACCTCCACTGCCCTGACTCTGCTGGTGATTCCTGCTCTCTATGCAAGGTTTGGCCGCTGGTTTATGCCCAAACCAAAACGGGCGGAACTGGAAGCCGCGTTTTCCAGTGAGGGCGCACCGCCATCGACGGTGATTTAA
- the rppA gene encoding two-component system response regulator RppA, with protein sequence MRVLLVEDEEDLGQAIKQVLVGEKYVVDWVTDGAQAWYCLENQWADYTVAIFDWLLPELSGLELCQRLRSRHNPLPVLMLTALGQPENRIAGLDAGADDYLVKPFVMEELLARLRALQRRSPQLKPQHLTVGAFTLDDANTRLLVTLPEQPTQEISLTLKEFQVMAYLMENGDRIIPGSKLRSQLWDIDEEPVSNVVAAQIRLLRRKFARYGCDCPIETVPGQGYRFRVTP encoded by the coding sequence ATGCGAGTCCTATTGGTAGAAGACGAGGAAGATTTAGGACAGGCGATCAAGCAAGTGCTGGTCGGCGAAAAGTACGTGGTGGATTGGGTTACTGATGGGGCGCAGGCCTGGTACTGCCTGGAAAACCAGTGGGCAGATTACACGGTGGCAATTTTTGACTGGTTGCTGCCCGAACTCTCCGGGCTGGAGCTATGTCAGCGGCTGCGATCTCGCCACAACCCCCTCCCCGTCCTCATGCTCACTGCCTTGGGACAGCCGGAAAACCGCATCGCTGGGCTGGATGCCGGAGCCGATGATTACCTCGTCAAACCCTTTGTAATGGAGGAACTGCTAGCCCGTCTGCGAGCCTTGCAGCGGCGATCGCCCCAGCTTAAGCCCCAGCATTTAACCGTGGGAGCCTTCACCCTGGACGATGCTAATACGCGGCTGTTGGTGACTCTGCCGGAGCAGCCAACCCAGGAAATTTCCCTCACCTTAAAAGAGTTTCAAGTCATGGCCTACTTGATGGAAAACGGCGATCGCATCATCCCCGGTAGCAAGCTGCGTTCCCAACTGTGGGATATCGACGAAGAACCCGTCAGCAACGTGGTTGCCGCCCAAATTCGCTTGCTGCGCCGAAAGTTCGCCCGCTACGGCTGCGACTGCCCCATCGAAACGGTTCCGGGGCAGGGGTATCGCTTTCGGGTCACACCATGA
- a CDS encoding Yip1 family protein, producing MAGMDGTFWQQFWELVIGGLSLDPEVFGKVGDSLENRWVVAAVVLLAGLSQAIGQSIVLFANRIKPLRFVLSLVISALIYFVTFIVWVICIWLILHAFGRSSFTLDNVFRGLAVSYAPQLLGFLVAAPYFGMPISVLLSIWTLLAVLVGIESTTNLTSWQAMLAVGVGWLLLQLGQRTIGQPLARLEQWLTSLSAGHQVTMRPTNLEYLLEQQAVQNPPRFQTDVIDEVGNQAAPGQSPTSRRLYRYLAIAFVSFLIVGVITTSQRGFQLWFRALDDTVRLVIDLTVLGLLGVVVAILMTPLESLSWWAGWQGDRPLNPGIAVRHPDQTDEDVVRYVTYLDGINQGTYGYLPEVERFLEQLAEALPPNVLLVKGIIPYSVSNTQLTADNPFAWVWRWVDAFKSTVPVVPIGFVVNIRNIFAVMMSADARYGPIQNRGLAQVLYDSLIYHGYQPGSGTPISLIGFSGGGQMSMGCVRYLQQVTEAPIEVISIAGVISGNTGAMAVDKLYHLAGDLDPVEKLGVKLFPARWPIAPLSNWNKAKRRGRIVFISLGEIGHSGANGPMSIGRQLPDGRTPLQQTVDITTGILLKDWVRSGLQKSDFMRPSNYELYQAAAFNRVEYYPLHKVPDLARYRPLGDWMGRLILPSAEERQTPRKVGFEVSYAPAAHAHLIGQTVALRWHDDVDTQAYVQLVTMDVHFAEQVAVSSRQGTVHPDRLNHWAKVDPLESIAGAHPIDDITVVLPASVEVLEVADQSPTLRIKSDPVHTTGRFYGLVQIEAAVGNDRFRVRHYDKATQQFSGPEEIVYIPAVLPNRDDLYQSTNRDIEQSPLNETGWYIYGALNDQDEFVVQAIAPFHLFDLTPDIVLTDPKASLRYINNEYWQDARQRKGQVVNSLLLPQVPSTDARLMVDDLWREGDRALLMEVYGGIGGNKKEFAPGGIYFGHFSFGIATVVREPLTGLLRFDIEYRQIFTHSPEGVVAGSNHWTRFMGDRQYGRVGFRPVADVIIKFPPFTEDYDFDGVKFSPMTRLIRELDVMAARYRIGDGTGTTMVSPVNSCVQDSTQALITALNRLVAEFRLNPLMLKWLREHPDHEQTHRIRLLFDLLKSLESALQPLGFARADWRTGELTLGRFAGETPGKTVMKALASWRSLLPRLANDMIAMIFLQLGATVWITQAYQIGGDDPDIEPIAPTNFSAKVPKIKRVRKLKL from the coding sequence ATGGCAGGCATGGATGGTACGTTCTGGCAGCAGTTTTGGGAACTGGTGATTGGCGGGTTAAGCCTTGACCCTGAGGTCTTTGGTAAGGTGGGCGACAGTCTAGAAAATCGCTGGGTGGTGGCCGCCGTGGTGTTGCTAGCGGGGCTTTCGCAAGCAATAGGACAAAGTATCGTATTGTTTGCCAATCGCATCAAACCCTTACGGTTTGTCTTGAGCTTGGTGATTTCGGCCCTCATCTACTTTGTAACTTTCATCGTCTGGGTGATATGTATCTGGTTGATTCTGCATGCCTTTGGGCGCAGTAGCTTCACCCTTGACAATGTGTTTCGCGGGTTGGCCGTGAGTTATGCGCCCCAACTGCTAGGCTTTCTCGTAGCCGCACCTTATTTTGGGATGCCGATTTCGGTTTTGCTCTCAATCTGGACTCTATTGGCCGTCCTCGTCGGCATTGAATCCACAACGAATTTGACTTCGTGGCAAGCCATGCTGGCAGTGGGAGTGGGCTGGCTGCTGTTGCAATTGGGACAACGCACCATTGGTCAGCCGTTAGCTCGGTTAGAGCAATGGTTGACCAGCCTTTCAGCGGGGCATCAAGTCACGATGCGGCCGACCAACCTCGAATATTTGCTGGAACAGCAAGCGGTCCAGAATCCGCCTCGATTCCAGACTGATGTCATTGACGAGGTGGGTAATCAAGCCGCTCCGGGTCAGTCTCCCACCAGCCGCCGACTCTATCGCTATTTGGCGATCGCTTTTGTGAGTTTTCTCATTGTTGGGGTGATTACGACATCGCAGCGCGGCTTTCAACTTTGGTTTCGAGCATTAGATGATACGGTGCGACTCGTGATTGACCTGACGGTCTTGGGGCTGTTGGGCGTTGTCGTGGCGATCTTAATGACGCCGTTGGAATCGTTGAGTTGGTGGGCCGGATGGCAGGGCGATCGCCCGCTCAATCCTGGAATTGCGGTGCGTCATCCCGACCAAACTGATGAGGATGTGGTGCGCTACGTGACATACCTGGATGGCATCAACCAGGGCACCTATGGTTATCTGCCTGAGGTCGAACGCTTTTTGGAGCAATTGGCTGAGGCCCTTCCACCGAACGTCCTGCTGGTTAAGGGCATCATTCCTTACTCCGTCAGTAATACGCAGCTCACCGCCGATAATCCGTTCGCCTGGGTCTGGCGTTGGGTCGATGCGTTTAAATCCACCGTGCCCGTTGTGCCCATCGGGTTTGTGGTGAATATCCGCAACATTTTTGCGGTGATGATGTCTGCCGATGCCCGCTATGGCCCGATTCAAAATCGGGGGCTGGCTCAGGTGCTGTACGACAGTTTGATTTACCACGGCTATCAGCCCGGCAGTGGCACGCCGATTAGTCTCATCGGCTTTAGTGGTGGTGGACAGATGTCGATGGGCTGCGTGCGGTATTTGCAGCAGGTGACTGAGGCGCCCATTGAGGTGATTTCCATCGCGGGGGTGATTAGCGGCAACACGGGGGCCATGGCGGTGGATAAGCTGTATCACCTGGCAGGCGATTTGGACCCGGTGGAAAAGTTGGGCGTTAAACTCTTTCCGGCTCGCTGGCCGATCGCTCCGTTGTCGAATTGGAATAAGGCCAAGCGACGGGGGCGGATCGTCTTCATCTCGTTAGGGGAGATTGGGCACAGCGGTGCCAATGGCCCCATGAGCATCGGTCGGCAATTGCCAGACGGGCGGACGCCATTACAGCAAACGGTTGATATCACAACGGGGATATTGCTCAAAGACTGGGTGCGATCGGGCCTCCAGAAATCTGATTTTATGCGCCCCAGTAACTACGAGCTTTACCAAGCAGCCGCATTCAACCGCGTGGAGTATTACCCGCTGCATAAAGTGCCTGATCTGGCGCGATACCGACCGCTCGGTGACTGGATGGGACGCCTGATTTTGCCATCCGCCGAGGAACGGCAAACGCCGCGAAAAGTGGGTTTTGAAGTCTCGTATGCACCGGCGGCCCACGCTCATTTGATCGGGCAAACAGTGGCCTTGCGGTGGCATGATGATGTCGATACCCAAGCCTACGTGCAACTGGTGACAATGGATGTCCATTTTGCTGAACAGGTGGCGGTCAGCAGTCGTCAGGGCACGGTGCATCCCGATCGCCTCAACCACTGGGCGAAAGTTGACCCGCTGGAATCGATCGCGGGTGCCCATCCCATTGACGACATCACAGTTGTCTTGCCCGCGTCCGTCGAGGTGCTGGAAGTCGCCGATCAATCGCCAACTTTGCGGATCAAGAGCGACCCGGTGCATACCACTGGGCGGTTTTATGGGTTGGTGCAAATCGAGGCCGCAGTGGGGAACGATCGCTTTCGGGTGCGGCACTACGATAAAGCAACCCAGCAATTTAGTGGCCCCGAAGAGATCGTTTATATTCCGGCCGTATTGCCTAATCGCGATGACCTCTACCAGTCCACCAATCGGGATATCGAACAGTCACCCCTGAATGAAACGGGTTGGTATATCTATGGCGCTCTGAATGACCAGGATGAATTTGTAGTGCAGGCGATCGCCCCGTTTCATCTATTTGACCTGACGCCCGACATCGTCCTTACTGACCCGAAAGCTTCCCTGCGCTATATCAATAATGAGTATTGGCAAGATGCCCGGCAGCGCAAGGGGCAGGTGGTGAACTCTTTACTGCTACCCCAGGTGCCTTCCACGGATGCGCGCTTGATGGTGGATGACCTTTGGCGAGAGGGCGATCGCGCCTTGCTGATGGAAGTCTATGGCGGCATCGGCGGCAATAAGAAGGAATTTGCGCCCGGTGGCATCTATTTTGGGCATTTTTCCTTTGGTATTGCGACGGTGGTGCGAGAGCCGTTGACGGGTCTCCTCCGGTTTGACATTGAATATCGCCAGATTTTCACCCACAGTCCAGAAGGCGTGGTAGCGGGCAGCAATCATTGGACACGATTTATGGGCGATCGCCAATACGGCCGAGTGGGCTTTCGTCCCGTAGCCGATGTCATCATCAAGTTCCCCCCCTTCACCGAGGACTATGACTTCGACGGGGTCAAATTTTCGCCGATGACGCGCCTGATTCGCGAACTTGACGTCATGGCGGCACGCTATCGCATTGGCGATGGCACGGGCACTACGATGGTGAGTCCGGTCAATTCCTGTGTGCAAGATTCGACTCAGGCGTTAATTACGGCATTAAATCGCTTGGTTGCTGAGTTTCGGCTCAATCCCTTGATGCTGAAATGGCTGCGCGAACATCCCGACCATGAGCAAACTCACCGGATTCGCCTGCTGTTTGATTTACTGAAATCGCTCGAATCAGCCTTGCAACCGCTGGGGTTTGCCCGCGCTGACTGGCGCACCGGGGAACTCACCCTGGGCCGATTTGCGGGTGAGACGCCGGGTAAAACCGTGATGAAAGCGCTTGCGAGTTGGCGATCGCTACTGCCCCGCTTAGCGAATGACATGATCGCGATGATTTTTTTGCAGCTCGGGGCGACGGTTTGGATCACCCAGGCCTATCAAATCGGGGGAGACGATCCTGACATTGAACCGATTGCCCCGACTAACTTCAGTGCCAAAGTCCCCAAAATCAAGCGAGTTAGGAAGCTCAAACTTTGA